In Virgibacillus proomii, a single window of DNA contains:
- a CDS encoding Ig-like domain-containing protein, whose product MVTYNVYRDGSKVASGLKEKTYTDEGLTPNTQYQYQVSAENLVGESELSDLVTLTTNYSEPQSIDVSPKTNNLNVGGLKNLTAKVSPDTAKQTVTWSSTDDKIATIDTNGKVSAVSKGQVTITATSTDKGDVKGTATVNVKQPVTGVTISPKSAEIEVGSTQQLTATIAPDNADNKKVTYSTSDDTIAVVNSSGLVTSKKEGQATITVTTEDGIKTDTAAITVVPKPEEGA is encoded by the coding sequence ATGGTAACTTATAACGTTTATCGCGATGGCAGCAAAGTGGCTAGTGGATTAAAGGAAAAGACTTACACAGATGAGGGATTAACGCCTAATACTCAATACCAATACCAAGTTAGTGCTGAAAATTTGGTAGGAGAAAGTGAATTATCCGATCTCGTAACTTTAACCACAAATTATAGCGAACCGCAATCAATCGATGTCAGTCCGAAAACCAATAATTTGAATGTTGGTGGCTTAAAAAATTTAACCGCCAAAGTTTCACCAGATACAGCAAAACAAACTGTAACTTGGTCAAGTACTGACGATAAGATCGCGACTATTGATACCAATGGTAAAGTTTCCGCAGTTTCTAAAGGACAAGTGACAATTACTGCAACTTCCACAGATAAAGGAGATGTTAAGGGCACCGCAACGGTTAACGTTAAGCAACCAGTTACTGGTGTGACCATATCGCCAAAAAGTGCAGAAATCGAGGTCGGGTCTACTCAACAATTAACCGCAACTATTGCACCCGATAATGCAGACAATAAAAAAGTAACGTATTCAACCAGTGATGATACGATTGCTGTTGTAAATAGTAGCGGACTAGTAACATCGAAAAAAGAAGGTCAAGCTACTATTACCGTCACCACAG
- a CDS encoding phage major capsid protein encodes MPTFNPDDVMLQNAKTGKIPQEQGTLMLRDVMSNSVMMRLAQYEEMTKQEKEFQYLAEGVGAYWVGEGEVIRTSKPQWLTAKMVAKKLGVIVPVSREFLQYTLSGFFNEVRPLIAEAFYKKFDEATILGVDNPFPQSLAQSITTEGQLVEGEINSENFFTLTDFVNDAGFDINAFVSKKQNRSLLRNIVDGYKQEDGTITDPQRLYDRTNNTLDGSPVVDLESNEMKKGELFAGNFNYVRYGIPYNLNYSISEDAQLSSIVDENGDPINLFERELIAIRASMDVGFMVLKDDAFAKIQPATTP; translated from the coding sequence ATGCCAACTTTTAACCCAGATGATGTAATGCTACAAAATGCAAAAACAGGTAAAATTCCACAAGAACAAGGAACTTTAATGCTAAGAGATGTTATGTCTAACTCAGTTATGATGCGTTTAGCGCAGTATGAGGAAATGACTAAGCAAGAAAAAGAATTCCAATACCTAGCTGAGGGCGTAGGCGCTTATTGGGTAGGTGAAGGTGAAGTGATCCGTACATCAAAACCACAATGGCTTACTGCTAAAATGGTTGCTAAAAAGTTAGGTGTTATCGTACCAGTATCCCGTGAGTTTTTACAATATACTCTATCGGGATTTTTTAATGAGGTTCGCCCTTTGATTGCAGAAGCTTTTTATAAGAAATTTGATGAAGCTACGATTTTAGGTGTGGACAATCCATTCCCGCAATCATTAGCACAGTCTATTACAACAGAAGGGCAATTAGTAGAGGGCGAAATAAACAGCGAAAACTTTTTTACTCTAACAGATTTTGTTAACGATGCAGGCTTTGACATAAACGCGTTTGTATCTAAAAAGCAAAACAGATCATTGCTACGTAATATTGTTGATGGCTACAAGCAAGAAGATGGAACAATTACAGACCCGCAACGTTTATACGACCGCACAAATAACACGTTAGATGGCTCACCAGTTGTAGACCTTGAATCAAACGAAATGAAAAAAGGTGAGTTGTTTGCAGGAAACTTTAACTATGTACGTTACGGCATCCCTTACAATCTTAATTATTCTATTTCAGAAGATGCCCAACTATCTTCTATTGTTGATGAAAATGGCGACCCTATCAATTTGTTTGAACGTGAATTGATTGCTATTCGTGCGAGTATGGACGTTGGTTTCATGGTTCTTAAAGATGATGCTTTTGCTAAAATTCAACCTGCAACTACTCCCTAA
- a CDS encoding DUF4355 domain-containing protein, with translation MKKPIKLLKMNLQTFADPNEPPADPPKEPTDPRGGESTKVELTGEELQKKIESESDRKLQSALQKKEQEWETKTQKAIEKALEEEKRLSKLSEKEQEEERMTKREKELQDRENELKRKELKAEAITDLSNKELPTEFADFLLAEDAEKTLENINSFKKAFDTAVNKAVKEKLRQDSPNSGAGTSNKNIKNIAELAKENRII, from the coding sequence ATGAAAAAACCTATAAAACTATTAAAAATGAATTTGCAGACTTTCGCTGATCCGAATGAACCGCCTGCAGATCCACCGAAAGAACCAACAGACCCGAGAGGCGGAGAATCTACTAAAGTAGAGCTAACGGGAGAAGAACTACAAAAGAAAATTGAATCTGAATCTGATCGCAAGTTGCAAAGTGCTTTACAAAAGAAAGAACAAGAGTGGGAAACAAAAACACAGAAAGCTATCGAAAAGGCTTTAGAAGAAGAAAAGCGCTTGTCTAAGCTATCTGAAAAAGAGCAAGAAGAAGAACGCATGACCAAGCGTGAAAAAGAATTACAAGATCGTGAAAACGAACTAAAACGCAAGGAGTTAAAGGCGGAAGCAATTACGGACTTGAGTAATAAAGAACTACCGACTGAATTTGCTGACTTTTTACTTGCGGAAGATGCTGAAAAAACACTAGAAAACATCAACTCATTTAAAAAGGCGTTTGATACAGCTGTAAATAAAGCTGTTAAAGAAAAATTGCGCCAAGACTCACCTAACAGCGGAGCGGGAACAAGTAATAAAAACATTAAAAACATTGCTGAATTAGCAAAAGAAAATAGAATTATTTAG
- a CDS encoding minor capsid protein: MNNYWRKREEKHIRENQMNDARIAKRLAEKHEEAMQEMQKEIEAFYGRYADREGISMNIARKCVNKLDIDEYAKKAKRYVKEKNFTPKANEEMRLYNVTMKINRLQLLKAYVRLELIGMTSQNQRIMEEEMINNVLKEYERQASILGKSLMYNEKKAKVIVNESFLSATWSDRLWGDQEALREELDILLNKGVRQGKHPTVLAKDLRKRFDVSRFNAERLLVTELARVDTSVQKDSFKQGGYDQYEYVAKIDDRTTKKCRGLDGKIFNVKDMQPGENAPPMHPFCRSSIAAYVSRKEFEVDLARRRL; the protein is encoded by the coding sequence ATGAATAATTACTGGCGTAAAAGAGAAGAAAAACACATACGAGAAAATCAAATGAATGACGCTCGTATAGCAAAGCGATTAGCTGAAAAACACGAGGAAGCTATGCAGGAAATGCAAAAGGAAATAGAAGCTTTCTACGGTCGTTATGCAGATCGTGAAGGCATAAGTATGAATATAGCTAGAAAATGCGTTAACAAGCTTGATATTGACGAATACGCAAAGAAAGCCAAGAGGTATGTGAAAGAAAAAAACTTTACTCCAAAAGCTAACGAAGAAATGCGTTTGTATAACGTCACTATGAAAATTAATCGCCTGCAATTGTTAAAAGCTTATGTAAGACTTGAATTGATTGGAATGACGAGTCAAAACCAACGCATAATGGAAGAGGAAATGATTAATAATGTTTTAAAAGAGTATGAAAGACAAGCTAGCATATTAGGTAAATCGCTCATGTATAACGAAAAGAAAGCAAAAGTAATAGTCAATGAATCTTTTTTAAGTGCTACGTGGTCTGATAGATTATGGGGAGATCAAGAAGCGTTAAGAGAAGAATTAGACATACTACTCAATAAAGGCGTTAGACAAGGGAAACACCCTACTGTTTTAGCGAAAGATTTAAGAAAAAGGTTTGATGTAAGCCGATTTAACGCCGAAAGATTATTGGTCACTGAATTAGCTAGAGTTGATACATCTGTACAGAAAGACAGCTTTAAACAAGGCGGATACGATCAATACGAATATGTAGCTAAAATAGACGACCGCACCACTAAAAAGTGCAGGGGATTAGACGGTAAAATATTTAACGTAAAGGATATGCAACCGGGGGAAAACGCACCTCCCATGCATCCGTTTTGCAGATCGTCTATTGCTGCATATGTATCGAGGAAAGAGTTTGAAGTCGATTTAGCGAGGAGAAGATTGTGA
- a CDS encoding phage portal protein, whose amino-acid sequence MNGFETDTNRTTTTTRFPDNANKHLTYENLEKLLENLSDLQELIATHEGSQVPRLKTLENYYLGKNEKVLNRTRKEEHLSNHKAAHAFARDTSQFIQGYMVGVPIKVEAPEESAGELITEINRDNDADAHNSELTLDLSIYGRAYELLFRSKQDVTRFVLVDPKHTFVIYDETVEQNPIAGVYYFRDDNGNFKVNLHTEKNVIEIEEVDGKLSIIDQKAHGFEGITIIEYANNRFRQGDFEPVLTLIDLYDSAQSDTANYMTDLNDAMLKIIGNLDIDVDRAKSMRDANILFLKTENGVEGGSSNADADYIYKKYDVAGVEKYKDRIQNDIHKYTNTPNLNDESFAGVQSGEAMKYKLFGLEQVRATKERFFKRSMRQRYRLISNISKTLRDGDFDANDLTITFTPNLPKSIKDEVDIFNALGGQLSDETMLSLLSFVDSPQEELERIEKESPQRSASAYGNFGVEQFGNAEQSQEVMENE is encoded by the coding sequence ATGAACGGATTTGAAACAGACACAAACAGAACAACAACTACAACAAGGTTTCCTGATAATGCAAACAAACACTTAACATATGAAAATCTTGAAAAGCTGTTAGAAAACCTTAGTGACTTGCAAGAATTAATAGCAACGCACGAGGGTTCACAAGTGCCTAGATTAAAGACGTTAGAAAACTATTACCTTGGCAAAAACGAAAAAGTGCTTAATCGTACTAGAAAAGAAGAACATTTATCTAATCACAAGGCAGCACATGCTTTTGCTAGAGATACAAGTCAATTTATACAAGGATATATGGTTGGTGTGCCTATCAAGGTGGAAGCTCCAGAAGAAAGCGCAGGGGAATTAATCACTGAAATAAATCGTGATAATGATGCGGATGCGCATAATAGCGAATTAACGTTAGATTTATCTATTTACGGTAGAGCGTATGAGTTGCTGTTTAGGAGCAAACAAGACGTTACTAGATTTGTTTTAGTTGATCCTAAGCATACATTTGTGATTTACGACGAAACGGTCGAACAAAACCCAATTGCTGGCGTTTATTATTTTCGTGATGACAACGGTAATTTTAAGGTCAATTTGCACACAGAAAAGAACGTTATAGAGATAGAAGAAGTTGATGGGAAGTTATCAATAATCGATCAAAAGGCACATGGATTTGAAGGGATAACTATTATCGAGTATGCAAATAATCGTTTTAGACAAGGGGATTTCGAACCGGTCTTAACGCTAATAGATTTATATGATTCAGCGCAATCTGACACAGCTAACTATATGACCGATTTAAATGATGCCATGTTAAAAATAATAGGTAATCTAGATATAGACGTAGATAGAGCCAAGTCAATGCGTGACGCTAATATACTTTTTCTAAAAACCGAAAACGGGGTAGAGGGCGGTTCGAGCAACGCAGATGCGGACTATATCTATAAAAAATACGATGTAGCAGGCGTTGAAAAATACAAAGATCGTATACAAAACGATATACACAAATACACAAACACACCTAATCTAAACGACGAGAGCTTCGCAGGCGTCCAATCTGGCGAAGCGATGAAATATAAGTTATTTGGATTAGAGCAAGTGAGAGCAACAAAAGAGCGCTTTTTTAAACGCTCTATGCGCCAAAGGTATAGACTGATTAGCAATATATCTAAAACGTTGCGTGATGGTGATTTTGACGCAAACGACTTAACAATAACTTTTACACCTAACTTACCTAAGTCTATTAAAGATGAGGTGGATATTTTTAATGCTTTAGGTGGACAGTTATCCGATGAAACAATGTTGAGTTTGTTGTCATTTGTGGATAGCCCGCAAGAAGAATTAGAAAGAATAGAAAAGGAATCACCACAACGGAGCGCGTCCGCTTATGGTAATTTTGGCGTTGAACAATTCGGCAACGCCGAACAGTCGCAAGAAGTGATGGAAAATGAATAA
- a CDS encoding PBSX family phage terminase large subunit yields the protein MTNLSVSQIIGGGYNEFWHNKDFYRVVKGSRGSKKSKTTALNLVYRIMKYKWANILVVRRYSYTNKQSTYTDMKWAINRLGVGDLFKFNESLPEITYMPTGQKILFRGLDNPLKITSITVDVGILSWVWFEEAYELEDVNAMDTVIESIRGSYDSPDFFKQITITFNPWHEGHFLKREFFDEKTKRNNTFSTTTTFRVNEWLDETDRKRMEDLYRTNPKRARIVCDGDWGVSEGLVFENYKVKDFDVIEKVKEIKETTHGMDFGFTHDPTTLISSVVDLDNKNLWLYQEHYATAMKTDDIFNMLRDKSLLNAQLTGDSAEPRLISELRAKGVKRLHGSRKGKDSILHGIQFLQGFNIYIHPSLKNTIEEFNTYTWKQDKNGKWLNEPIDENNHIIDALRYSVEKYHLGKRKDVNKTIEAIKHLGL from the coding sequence TGGATACAACGAATTTTGGCACAACAAAGACTTTTATCGAGTTGTCAAAGGTTCACGCGGTAGTAAAAAATCAAAAACTACCGCACTTAATTTAGTGTACAGGATAATGAAATACAAATGGGCTAATATCCTTGTGGTAAGGCGTTATTCTTATACAAATAAACAATCAACATATACAGATATGAAATGGGCTATCAATCGTTTAGGGGTTGGCGACCTTTTTAAATTTAACGAATCGTTACCAGAAATAACGTATATGCCAACAGGTCAAAAGATTTTATTTAGAGGTTTAGATAACCCTCTAAAAATCACATCAATAACAGTAGATGTTGGCATCCTCTCGTGGGTTTGGTTTGAAGAAGCTTACGAATTAGAAGATGTCAATGCTATGGACACAGTTATCGAGTCTATTCGTGGTAGTTATGACAGTCCAGACTTTTTCAAACAAATAACAATCACATTTAACCCATGGCATGAAGGTCATTTCCTCAAAAGAGAGTTTTTCGACGAAAAAACAAAGCGAAATAATACATTTTCTACAACCACAACTTTTAGAGTAAATGAATGGCTGGACGAAACAGACCGAAAGCGTATGGAAGATTTATATAGGACTAATCCTAAACGAGCGAGGATTGTTTGTGATGGTGATTGGGGAGTTTCAGAAGGTTTAGTATTTGAAAATTACAAGGTAAAAGATTTTGACGTAATCGAAAAAGTTAAAGAAATCAAAGAAACAACTCACGGTATGGACTTTGGATTCACTCACGATCCAACCACGTTAATTAGTAGCGTTGTTGATTTAGATAATAAAAACTTATGGCTATACCAAGAACATTATGCAACAGCCATGAAAACAGACGACATTTTCAATATGTTGCGAGATAAAAGCTTATTAAATGCCCAATTAACAGGAGATAGCGCAGAACCTAGGCTTATATCGGAGTTGAGGGCAAAAGGTGTCAAAAGGTTGCATGGATCGAGAAAAGGAAAAGATTCCATCTTGCATGGTATCCAATTCCTGCAAGGTTTTAATATATATATTCATCCGTCGCTTAAAAATACGATAGAAGAATTTAACACTTACACATGGAAACAAGATAAAAACGGTAAGTGGTTAAATGAACCGATAGATGAAAATAACCACATTATAGATGCGTTGCGCTATAGCGTGGAGAAGTATCATTTAGGTAAAAGAAAAGACGTTAACAAAACCATAGAAGCAATTAAACACCTTGGATTGTAA